The Apostichopus japonicus isolate 1M-3 chromosome 20, ASM3797524v1, whole genome shotgun sequence genome contains a region encoding:
- the LOC139962195 gene encoding probable E3 ubiquitin-protein ligase makorin-1, with protein MNCKTTVNNTHSLRYHCRRMATSNSGLAPRRNWQSQITCRYFIHGLCKAGKTCNYAHDRSNTEDKVCKYYKDGKCFYGENCKFSHESPASKPKPAKAVSKRTKLAPLRSSPTPPPPFKLTPLKAGGKTEPVQFPENEFSFESVIDVPEFIPGQPYKGSPNVPSSYSSAAKKSNPNAPEEETPNGTISSKDILCPFAIKGTCRYGDNCCYTHGKVCEFCNMACLHPFESEQNQQHKEECIKNHEVSMKESFDLQRSEAVSCSICMEIVLEKTNHKDQKFGILTNCTHAFCLECIRKWRSSKECEKKVVRACPVCRVPSNFVCPSEFWIEDKEEKQVLIDKYKDALSKKDCKYFNEGRGECPFGANCFYRHAYKDGTLQDRSKAVRRYGNANGRLTTHHPVSLWDFLEEREDWDSDDDDFFLFGPSWDDFEDSDYEDYLFYRNLFGGSDSDDDDSVEDLMLGINMLGLTLVGAAAATLGRGREEHRSREENTTTSRSREEEAEDENDCGSDTS; from the exons ATGAACTGCAAAACCACTGTCAATAATACTCATTCCTTGAGATATCACTGTCGAAGGATGGCTACCTCAAATTCTGGACTAGCACCGAGAAGGAACTGGCAAAGCCAAATAACTTGCAG GTATTTCATCCACGGCCTCTGCAAGGCAGGTAAAACTTGCAACTATGCCCACGACAGATCAAACACTGAAGACAAAGTCtgtaaatattacaaagatGGTAAATGTTTCTACGGGGAAAATTGCAA ATTTTCACATGAAAGTCCTGCTTCAAAGCCAAAACCTGCCAAAGCTGTAAGCAAAAGAACTAAACTTGCCCCGTTGCGATCATCTCCTACACCGCCTCCACCATTTAAACTGACACCGCTCAAAGCCGGTGGAAAGACCGAACCTGTACAATTCCCCGAGAATGAGTTCAGTTTCGAAAGCGTGATCGACGTCCCAGAGTTTATACCAGGCCAGCCATACAAGGGATCCCCCAATG TCCCATCCAGTTATTCCTCTGCTGCCAAGAAGTCCAACCCGAACGCCCCAGAGGAAGAAACTCCGAACGGTACCATCAGCAGTAAGGATATTCTCTGTCCTTTTGCCATCAAGGGTACTTGTAGGTATGGCGATAATTGCTGCTACACCCACGGCAAAGTCTGCGAATTCTGCAACATGGCCTGCCTGCACCCCTTTGAATCGGAACAGAACCAACAGCATAAAGAA GAATGTATTAAGAACCACGAGGTGTCCATGAAAGAATCCTTTGACCTCCAGAGGAGCGAAGCGGTCAGCTGCAGTATCTGCATGGAGATCGTCCTGGAGAAGACTAACCACAAAGATCAAAAGTTTGGCATCCTCACAAACTGCACGCACGCCTTCTGCCTCGAGTGTATACGTAAATGGCGTTCGTCGAAGGAGTGCGAGAAGAAAGTCGTCAG AGCATGCCCGGTATGCAGAGTACCATCTAACTTTGTCTGCCCGAGCGAATTTTGGATCGAAGATAAAGAAGAGAAACAGGTCTTGATAGATAAGTACAAGGATGCTTTGAG CAAAAAGGATTGCAAGTACTTCAACGAGGGGAGAGGCGAGTGTCCGTTCGGCGCAAACTGTTTCTATCGCCACGCCTATAAAGACGGGACGCTGCAGGACCGATCCAAAGCCGTCCGCAGGTACGGCAACGCGAACGGCAGGCTGACCACCCACCACCCCGTCAGCCTCTGGGACTTCCTGGAGGAGCGGGAAGACTGGGACAGCGACGACGACGACTTCTTCCTCTTCGGGCCCAGCTGGGATGACTTTGAGGACAGCGACTACGAGGACTACCTGTTCTACCGGAATCTGTTCGGGGGCAGCGACTCGGACGACGACGACAGCGTGGAGGACCTCATGCTGGGGATCAACATGCTGGGCCTGACCCTGGTAGGGGCCGCGGCAGCGACTCTGGGACGGGGGCGAGAGGAGCACAGGAGCCGCGAGGAGAACACGACGACGTCTCGGAGCAGAGAAGAGGAAGCGGAAGACGAGAACGATTGCGGCTCGGACACCAGCTGA